One region of Nitrospira sp. genomic DNA includes:
- a CDS encoding HAD family hydrolase yields MTVSQDPDSVAFLFDLDGTLVDSVYQHVLAWREATQAAGIELPVWRIHRQIGMSGGLMLHALWRETGRPVSKDEAERIQRVHADAFAKQAPSLRVLPGAQELLNALTAAHVPYAIATSGRLQSAQHTLKLLKLPPGTPVVTRDQVKRAKPDPDLFLAAAEQLHMPIAKCIVVGDSVWDLLAARRASALGVGLLSGGYGREELERAGAYRTYDDPADLLRHLDECGVRP; encoded by the coding sequence ATGACCGTTTCGCAGGATCCTGACTCTGTAGCGTTTCTCTTCGATCTGGACGGCACGCTCGTGGATAGTGTTTACCAGCATGTGCTGGCTTGGCGTGAGGCCACCCAAGCGGCAGGAATTGAACTGCCGGTTTGGAGGATTCACCGTCAAATCGGCATGAGCGGTGGCCTCATGTTACATGCGCTCTGGCGGGAAACCGGACGGCCCGTTTCAAAAGACGAGGCGGAGCGCATTCAGCGGGTGCATGCCGACGCCTTTGCGAAACAAGCCCCATCACTCCGAGTGCTGCCCGGGGCGCAAGAATTATTGAACGCATTGACGGCGGCTCACGTGCCCTATGCCATCGCCACCAGCGGGCGACTGCAAAGTGCGCAACATACGTTGAAACTGCTGAAGCTTCCTCCCGGAACTCCCGTGGTGACCCGTGATCAGGTGAAGCGCGCGAAACCCGATCCTGATTTGTTTCTGGCTGCCGCGGAGCAGCTCCATATGCCCATCGCCAAGTGCATCGTCGTTGGTGACAGCGTGTGGGATCTCTTGGCGGCTCGTCGTGCTTCCGCGCTCGGGGTGGGGCTGTTGTCGGGAGGTTATGGGAGGGAAGAACTGGAACGGGCGGGCGCCTATCGCACCTATGATGATCCGGCGGACCTCTTGCGCCACCTGGACGAATGTGGCGTACGGCC
- a CDS encoding ABC transporter permease yields MTARQQAVTWGRRLAAMTWKEILQLSRDVPLLLFLLYSFSLSVVVSGAGITMQLTNAELLVHDADHSHSSRELIHRFQPPYFKFAGEISDPREGLRQLDQGKAMVLLEIPPRFHEALMSGERTAVQLLVDTTNAPQGLSAAGYSVRIAGLFGTETGLASAGLSGAEAAMPRVSSAHRVWFNPTQDERWFQSIAHVLRMTTIFAVLLPAAALVREKERGTVEQLLVSPLSPFQIMFSKVLAMSGVILIALSLALYGVLHPVFHVPMKGSTGLFFLLTTLHVFTTAGFGLVAATIAKNQAQVGMMTLFVVGPMLLLSGITSPYESMPQWVQTVMTFSPLRYYIDITYGVMLKGAGLDLLWKPVVAMLLLGGALFGFGMWRFRRQFQ; encoded by the coding sequence ATGACGGCCCGGCAGCAGGCAGTCACGTGGGGGCGGCGGCTCGCGGCGATGACGTGGAAGGAAATCTTGCAACTGTCGCGCGACGTGCCGCTGTTGTTGTTCCTGTTGTATTCGTTTTCACTCTCGGTGGTGGTCAGCGGAGCCGGGATCACGATGCAGCTCACCAATGCGGAGTTGCTGGTGCACGATGCGGATCATAGTCACTCGTCCCGCGAGCTGATCCATCGGTTTCAGCCCCCCTATTTCAAATTCGCCGGGGAGATCAGCGATCCTCGCGAGGGGCTCCGGCAACTGGACCAGGGCAAAGCCATGGTGCTGTTGGAGATTCCACCACGATTTCACGAGGCCTTGATGAGCGGGGAACGAACGGCGGTGCAACTCCTCGTCGATACTACCAATGCACCCCAGGGTCTCTCGGCAGCCGGGTATAGCGTGCGAATCGCCGGCCTGTTCGGGACCGAGACGGGCCTGGCCTCGGCGGGTCTTTCCGGAGCAGAGGCAGCCATGCCGCGGGTCTCCAGCGCCCATCGCGTCTGGTTCAATCCCACCCAGGATGAACGATGGTTTCAGTCCATCGCACATGTGTTACGCATGACGACTATCTTTGCGGTGTTGTTGCCGGCTGCTGCGCTGGTCCGTGAAAAAGAACGAGGCACGGTGGAACAGTTGCTGGTGTCGCCGCTGTCCCCCTTTCAGATCATGTTTTCCAAGGTGCTCGCGATGTCCGGGGTCATCCTCATCGCGCTCAGTCTCGCCCTGTATGGCGTGTTGCACCCCGTCTTTCACGTGCCGATGAAAGGTTCGACCGGGCTCTTTTTTCTGCTGACCACCTTGCATGTGTTCACGACGGCGGGATTCGGGTTAGTGGCGGCGACCATCGCGAAGAACCAGGCGCAAGTGGGCATGATGACGCTCTTCGTCGTGGGCCCGATGCTGTTGCTGTCGGGCATCACCTCGCCGTACGAATCGATGCCTCAGTGGGTGCAGACGGTGATGACGTTCTCCCCTTTGCGGTACTACATCGACATCACCTACGGCGTGATGCTGAAGGGAGCAGGCCTGGACCTGCTCTGGAAGCCCGTCGTCGCCATGCTCCTGTTGGGAGGAGCGTTATTCGGGTTTGGAATGTGGCGATTCCGACGGCAATTCCAATGA
- a CDS encoding STAS domain-containing protein, whose protein sequence is MLKITVSNTSRGTTFVLSGRLTGPWVDELRTCWLRQEVDDPAPCHVDLREVTFIDEAGTTLLSQMARAGVTIQASGCLTKAIVQNLGKTGVHNHG, encoded by the coding sequence ATGTTGAAGATTACGGTGTCGAATACAAGCCGGGGAACCACCTTCGTTCTTTCCGGCAGGCTGACTGGTCCCTGGGTTGATGAGTTGCGGACTTGTTGGTTAAGGCAGGAGGTCGACGACCCGGCTCCGTGCCATGTCGATCTCCGGGAAGTGACCTTCATCGACGAGGCGGGTACCACGCTGCTGTCTCAGATGGCCCGCGCGGGGGTCACCATTCAGGCGTCGGGCTGTTTGACGAAGGCCATCGTGCAGAATTTAGGCAAGACAGGCGTTCACAATCATGGCTGA
- a CDS encoding RidA family protein, which produces MARQNVSTGGPWEAKIGYSRAVRVGQSVQVSGTTAMTATGLVGKGDPYAQTIQALKTIEAALVQAGASMADVVRTRIYMANIDQWQEVGRAHGEVFGAIRPATTMVEVKRLIDPDMLIEIEADAIVS; this is translated from the coding sequence ATGGCAAGGCAGAACGTTTCGACCGGTGGACCATGGGAAGCGAAAATCGGGTATTCACGCGCGGTGCGAGTCGGTCAGTCGGTGCAGGTCTCCGGAACGACCGCGATGACCGCCACGGGGCTTGTCGGCAAGGGTGATCCCTATGCGCAGACAATCCAGGCCTTGAAGACGATTGAGGCGGCGCTCGTACAGGCCGGCGCGTCGATGGCGGACGTCGTGCGCACGCGCATCTACATGGCGAATATCGATCAATGGCAGGAGGTCGGACGCGCGCATGGCGAAGTCTTCGGGGCGATCAGGCCGGCGACCACCATGGTGGAAGTGAAACGGTTGATCGATCCGGATATGTTGATTGAAATCGAAGCGGACGCGATCGTGTCCTAA
- a CDS encoding nitroreductase family protein: MEKPADVIHPIHALLQRRWSPRAFADRMVEPEQLQSLFEAARWAPSSNNEQPWHFIVGTKADPPAHDRLVACLKEGNRKWAFRAPVLILSVARLNFEDEGTPNRHAWHDTGMAALSLCLQATALGLVTHQMAGFEIEKARTDLGIPAGYEPVAMIAVGYPGDPAALPDYLRERELKPRERKTVTEFVSHGRWNGPTKWPTR, translated from the coding sequence ATGGAAAAACCTGCTGATGTGATCCACCCCATTCATGCTCTGTTACAGCGGCGGTGGAGTCCGCGCGCGTTTGCGGACCGGATGGTGGAGCCGGAACAACTGCAGAGCCTGTTCGAGGCGGCGAGGTGGGCGCCGTCTTCGAACAACGAGCAGCCCTGGCATTTCATTGTCGGGACGAAAGCGGACCCTCCCGCGCACGACCGTCTCGTGGCCTGCCTCAAGGAGGGCAACAGGAAGTGGGCGTTTCGTGCCCCGGTCTTGATATTGTCCGTCGCACGGCTGAATTTTGAGGACGAAGGCACTCCGAACCGACATGCCTGGCACGACACGGGGATGGCCGCGCTCAGCCTCTGCTTGCAAGCGACGGCGCTGGGATTGGTGACTCACCAAATGGCGGGATTTGAGATAGAGAAGGCCCGCACCGATCTCGGTATTCCCGCCGGGTATGAACCGGTGGCGATGATCGCCGTGGGATACCCGGGCGACCCGGCTGCGTTGCCGGACTATTTGCGCGAGCGGGAATTGAAACCGCGGGAACGGAAGACTGTGACCGAGTTCGTGTCTCACGGAAGGTGGAATGGCCCGACCAAGTGGCCGACCAGGTGA
- the uraH gene encoding hydroxyisourate hydrolase — MAESRLSTHVLDIAQGRPAQGIPVTLEGQGLAGIWKLLGKSRTDADGRSNDLYPANLRLQPGVYRLTFDVSTYFRAQHVPSFYPEVVVIFNLSDAGQPYHIPLLLSPFGYSTYRGS; from the coding sequence ATGGCCGAGTCACGACTCAGCACGCATGTGCTGGACATTGCGCAAGGCCGACCGGCGCAGGGTATTCCCGTCACGTTGGAAGGCCAGGGGTTGGCGGGAATCTGGAAACTACTCGGCAAGAGCAGAACGGATGCGGACGGCCGTAGCAATGATTTGTACCCTGCAAATCTCCGCCTTCAGCCCGGAGTCTACCGTCTCACATTTGACGTCTCGACCTATTTTCGCGCACAGCACGTGCCGAGCTTTTACCCTGAGGTAGTCGTCATCTTCAATCTGTCCGACGCGGGACAGCCGTATCACATTCCGCTGCTCCTGAGCCCCTTCGGCTACAGCACCTATCGAGGGAGTTGA
- a CDS encoding glucose 1-dehydrogenase: MGLLKGKVAIVTGSSSGIGRAIAERLAQDGATVVVNYHAHAEKAREVAAAIQAKGGIAAVLQADMSRVADAQRLVQETVNQFQRLDILVNNAGRFIPKKLVETTEAEFDAIFALNAKGPYFAMQAAATVLSDGGRIVNISSALTHLKFPGATAHLGSKAALEQYGKGLAQELAPRGITVNTVLPGFTDTGVLTEQYRSMGEQLSPFKRLGLPSDVADVVAFLVSEQARWLTGQVIQAGGGLVM; encoded by the coding sequence ATGGGGTTGTTGAAGGGCAAAGTGGCCATTGTGACCGGATCGTCCAGCGGGATCGGCCGCGCCATCGCCGAACGCCTGGCGCAGGACGGCGCGACGGTGGTGGTGAATTACCATGCGCACGCGGAGAAGGCCCGGGAGGTTGCCGCAGCGATTCAGGCCAAGGGCGGGATCGCTGCCGTCCTCCAGGCGGACATGAGCCGGGTGGCGGACGCGCAACGTCTGGTGCAGGAGACGGTCAACCAGTTTCAGCGGCTCGATATTCTGGTCAACAATGCCGGTCGCTTCATTCCCAAAAAGTTGGTGGAGACGACGGAAGCCGAATTCGATGCCATTTTTGCGTTGAATGCGAAGGGGCCCTACTTTGCGATGCAGGCGGCGGCCACGGTGCTCAGCGACGGTGGGCGCATTGTGAATATTTCCTCGGCGCTCACCCACCTGAAGTTTCCCGGCGCCACGGCGCACCTGGGAAGCAAGGCGGCGCTGGAGCAGTACGGCAAGGGGCTCGCGCAGGAACTGGCACCACGCGGCATTACGGTCAATACCGTGTTGCCGGGCTTTACCGATACCGGTGTGTTGACGGAGCAGTATCGCAGCATGGGTGAACAGCTGTCGCCGTTCAAAAGGCTCGGGCTTCCGTCCGACGTGGCCGATGTGGTGGCGTTTTTGGTGAGTGAGCAAGCGCGGTGGCTGACTGGCCAGGTCATTCAGGCCGGCGGCGGGTTGGTGATGTAA
- a CDS encoding antibiotic biosynthesis monooxygenase — MMPVTLINVFSVPHTKEADFVQWWQDVKEHITKQEGFISGKFHTSIKAESRFNFINVAIWENEEVYWKAYEKRVTPMKEKLGQLGIEMTPALYRVVFEY, encoded by the coding sequence ATGATGCCGGTAACATTGATCAATGTGTTTTCGGTCCCTCACACCAAAGAAGCAGACTTTGTGCAGTGGTGGCAGGACGTGAAGGAGCACATCACGAAGCAAGAGGGGTTCATCAGCGGTAAATTCCACACAAGCATCAAGGCGGAGAGCCGCTTCAATTTCATCAACGTGGCGATCTGGGAAAATGAAGAGGTCTACTGGAAAGCCTACGAGAAGCGCGTCACGCCCATGAAGGAGAAACTGGGGCAGCTGGGGATTGAAATGACTCCGGCACTCTATCGCGTCGTCTTCGAGTACTGA
- a CDS encoding OsmC family protein produces MKRNASAKWQGDLKTGKGTVSTDSGVLSETQYSFSTRFENGKGTNPEELIAAAHAGCFTMALSGQLGAANLVAEQLATTATVTMEKVEAGWTVTGVHLSVTGKVPKADAASWEKATAAAKAGCPISRLLNATITMDAKLEN; encoded by the coding sequence ATGAAACGGAATGCGTCAGCCAAATGGCAGGGCGATCTCAAAACCGGCAAAGGAACGGTGTCGACGGACAGTGGTGTCTTGAGCGAGACGCAATATTCGTTCAGTACGAGATTTGAGAATGGAAAAGGGACGAACCCGGAAGAGCTGATCGCGGCGGCCCACGCCGGCTGTTTTACGATGGCCCTTTCCGGACAGTTGGGCGCGGCGAATCTGGTCGCTGAGCAACTGGCGACCACTGCCACCGTCACGATGGAAAAGGTAGAGGCGGGCTGGACCGTCACGGGCGTGCATTTGTCTGTCACGGGCAAGGTGCCCAAGGCCGATGCCGCCAGTTGGGAGAAAGCGACAGCGGCGGCCAAGGCCGGCTGTCCTATTTCACGGCTGCTCAACGCCACGATCACCATGGATGCGAAGTTGGAGAACTAG
- a CDS encoding MBL fold metallo-hydrolase: protein MADARKRLDANRAGNFYVDSTCINCDACRQLAPSSFEEVGEYSAVTHQPATELETRQAYRALLACPTGSIGAEHTNQTLLSAAKADFPFPIEGNVYYCGFNSEKSFGANSFFVQHPGGNWLIDSPRYLKPLVDVFDRMGGLAHIFLTHEDDVADAARYARRFGARRIIHRADVHAMPDAEVIIEGADARVYGEDFRIIPVPGHTAGSLCLLYRDRFLFTGDHLWWEPEVRELASPRQLVWNAAALHRSIEQLTNCSFEWVLAGHGGRVWLPQSEMRAAVRDLVERRQ from the coding sequence ATGGCTGACGCGCGTAAACGATTGGATGCGAATCGAGCCGGCAACTTCTATGTCGATTCCACCTGCATCAATTGTGATGCCTGCCGACAATTGGCTCCGTCGAGTTTCGAAGAAGTGGGAGAATATTCGGCGGTGACTCATCAGCCGGCCACCGAATTGGAAACCAGGCAGGCCTATCGCGCGTTGCTCGCCTGCCCGACCGGGTCGATCGGGGCCGAGCATACGAACCAAACCCTCTTGAGTGCCGCGAAAGCCGACTTCCCGTTCCCTATTGAGGGCAACGTCTACTACTGCGGCTTCAATTCGGAAAAGTCGTTCGGGGCGAACAGTTTCTTCGTGCAACATCCCGGCGGCAACTGGTTGATCGATTCGCCGCGGTATCTCAAACCGCTTGTCGATGTCTTCGATCGGATGGGAGGTCTCGCCCATATTTTTCTCACCCATGAAGACGATGTGGCGGATGCCGCCAGGTATGCACGCCGGTTCGGTGCCCGGCGAATTATCCACCGTGCGGATGTCCATGCCATGCCCGATGCGGAGGTGATCATTGAAGGGGCGGACGCTCGCGTCTACGGTGAAGACTTTCGCATCATACCTGTTCCCGGCCATACGGCCGGTAGCCTCTGTCTGCTGTATCGGGACCGGTTTCTGTTTACCGGCGATCATCTCTGGTGGGAGCCGGAGGTTAGGGAACTTGCCTCGCCGCGGCAGTTGGTGTGGAATGCAGCAGCCTTACACCGTTCCATCGAGCAACTGACGAACTGTTCATTCGAATGGGTGTTGGCCGGTCATGGCGGCCGTGTCTGGCTGCCACAATCCGAAATGCGAGCGGCGGTGCGTGATCTGGTCGAGCGACGACAATGA
- a CDS encoding hydrogen peroxide-inducible genes activator produces MTLTELQYIVAVSRERHFGRAADRVFVTQPALSQAIKKLEDELGVAIFERRKNHVELTPLGEQIVHQAQRVLEEADQIKLLAAQGKNQLVGALRFGVIATVGPYLLPDLIPLLHKRAPGMPLEIEENLTVNLTAMLKSGKLDVIMIALPFEEPGILTQALYDEPFKAVVPADHRLAKRSKIDSALLSTERVLLPHAGHCFRQQVLESCPELSRSDTESLQGNSLETIRQMVASGLGITVMPCSAVTAKHQNKRLAVLEFMKPVPERRIALAWRKGFTRPSVIPVIQDAVGALKIPGLTPITSGS; encoded by the coding sequence ATGACCCTGACGGAACTGCAGTACATCGTGGCGGTGTCGCGCGAGCGTCATTTCGGACGGGCGGCGGATCGGGTCTTCGTCACCCAACCGGCCCTCAGCCAGGCTATTAAGAAGTTGGAAGATGAATTGGGGGTGGCGATTTTCGAGCGACGGAAGAATCACGTCGAGCTCACGCCGCTCGGGGAGCAGATCGTCCATCAGGCTCAACGCGTGCTGGAGGAGGCGGATCAGATCAAACTGCTCGCCGCGCAGGGGAAGAACCAACTCGTCGGCGCCTTGCGGTTCGGGGTGATTGCGACGGTGGGGCCGTATCTCTTGCCCGACCTGATCCCGCTGCTGCACAAGCGCGCCCCCGGCATGCCGCTCGAAATCGAAGAAAATCTGACCGTCAATCTGACCGCCATGCTGAAGAGCGGCAAACTGGACGTGATTATGATCGCGCTACCGTTCGAAGAACCGGGCATTCTCACCCAAGCCCTCTATGACGAACCGTTCAAGGCCGTCGTGCCGGCCGATCACCGGCTGGCCAAACGGTCAAAAATCGATTCGGCACTCTTGAGCACGGAGCGCGTGCTCTTACCGCACGCAGGACATTGTTTCCGGCAACAGGTCCTGGAGAGCTGCCCGGAACTCAGCCGGTCGGACACGGAAAGTTTGCAGGGCAATTCGCTGGAGACGATCCGTCAGATGGTGGCCTCCGGACTGGGCATCACCGTCATGCCCTGCAGTGCCGTCACGGCCAAACATCAGAACAAACGGCTGGCTGTCCTGGAGTTCATGAAGCCGGTGCCGGAACGCAGGATTGCGCTGGCGTGGCGGAAGGGATTCACGAGGCCTTCGGTGATTCCGGTGATCCAGGATGCGGTCGGTGCGTTGAAAATTCCCGGACTGACGCCCATCACCTCAGGATCCTAA
- a CDS encoding DoxX family protein gives MQTLFKTDESWAGLILRVVLGGVIFAHGAQKLLGWYGGFGFEGTMGFFTQKMGLPWLVAFLVIIGESIGSLALIAGLLTRFTAASFIVIMLGAIMTVHLPQGFFMNWFGQQTGEGFEFHLLVIGMSLALLVVGGGKWSLDSVIARWLGERAAAPVTKVREASFALRMF, from the coding sequence ATGCAGACATTGTTCAAAACAGATGAGTCCTGGGCGGGTTTGATTTTGCGGGTGGTGCTGGGAGGCGTGATCTTCGCGCACGGCGCTCAGAAACTATTGGGCTGGTATGGAGGGTTCGGGTTTGAAGGCACCATGGGATTCTTCACGCAGAAGATGGGCCTCCCCTGGCTGGTCGCGTTTCTCGTCATCATCGGCGAATCCATCGGGAGTCTGGCCCTGATTGCCGGATTGCTGACGCGCTTCACGGCGGCCAGCTTCATCGTGATCATGCTCGGCGCGATCATGACCGTGCACCTCCCGCAGGGGTTCTTCATGAACTGGTTCGGACAGCAGACGGGTGAAGGGTTTGAATTTCACCTGCTCGTGATCGGCATGAGCCTGGCGTTGCTGGTTGTCGGCGGGGGCAAGTGGTCGCTCGACAGTGTCATCGCCCGCTGGCTCGGCGAGCGGGCGGCGGCTCCGGTGACGAAAGTACGGGAAGCGAGCTTCGCTCTGCGCATGTTCTGA
- a CDS encoding DNA-3-methyladenine glycosylase 2 family protein: MNQPSPAIAHLCKIDPVMKRVIGEVGPYALSLRARRSPFESLARAIAYQQLHDKAAESILKRFIALFPGRRFPRPADLLAMAPEMIRGTGFSRAKIAALQDLAAKAMDGTVPTTAVIQRLEDDAIVERLIAVRGVGRWTVEMLLIFQLGRPDVLPVDDFGVRNGFRIVYKRKAMPTPKELLVYGERWRPYRTAAAWYLWRAADRAKVLRTALPVVTGAGKRAPNG; encoded by the coding sequence ATGAACCAGCCGTCACCGGCCATTGCTCACCTGTGTAAGATCGATCCGGTGATGAAGCGGGTGATCGGTGAGGTCGGGCCCTATGCACTCTCGCTTCGAGCGAGGCGCTCCCCGTTTGAGTCGCTGGCCCGCGCCATTGCCTATCAGCAACTGCATGACAAGGCAGCGGAGAGCATTCTCAAGCGGTTCATCGCGTTGTTTCCCGGCCGGCGGTTTCCCCGTCCGGCTGACTTGCTGGCGATGGCGCCGGAGATGATTCGCGGCACAGGGTTTTCTCGCGCCAAGATTGCCGCGTTGCAGGACCTAGCGGCCAAGGCGATGGATGGAACCGTGCCGACCACGGCCGTGATTCAACGCCTCGAGGATGATGCCATTGTCGAACGACTGATCGCGGTGCGCGGTGTCGGACGATGGACCGTGGAGATGCTGCTGATTTTTCAGCTTGGCCGACCCGATGTCCTGCCGGTGGATGACTTTGGCGTGCGGAATGGATTCCGGATCGTATACAAACGAAAGGCCATGCCGACTCCAAAAGAGCTGCTGGTGTACGGAGAACGCTGGAGGCCCTATCGCACGGCCGCAGCCTGGTATCTCTGGCGCGCGGCGGATCGGGCGAAAGTGCTGCGCACAGCTCTGCCCGTGGTGACGGGTGCGGGGAAGCGAGCTCCGAATGGCTGA
- a CDS encoding Spy/CpxP family protein refolding chaperone, whose amino-acid sequence MRMHKTFRVVVGTLVMAGALVGAGCHRHHTPSERVDWMTSKIAKHLDLDDQQKAKLAVVKDEVMAARAESQQEHRAIMEEVLAQVQSDRLDQAKLTQLMDRHQAEQKRLVQRVLPKVAEWHATLRPEQQAEAVEHLRKWMERYGEH is encoded by the coding sequence ATGAGGATGCACAAGACATTCAGGGTGGTCGTCGGCACGTTGGTCATGGCCGGAGCGTTGGTCGGTGCCGGGTGCCATCGTCACCATACCCCGTCGGAGCGAGTCGACTGGATGACGAGCAAGATCGCGAAACACTTGGATCTCGATGATCAGCAGAAGGCGAAGCTGGCGGTTGTGAAAGACGAAGTGATGGCTGCCCGGGCCGAGTCGCAACAAGAGCACCGGGCGATCATGGAGGAGGTGCTCGCGCAAGTCCAGAGCGATCGGCTGGACCAGGCCAAGCTGACCCAGCTGATGGATCGCCACCAGGCCGAACAAAAGCGCCTGGTGCAGCGCGTGTTGCCGAAGGTGGCCGAGTGGCATGCGACCCTGCGGCCGGAACAGCAGGCAGAAGCCGTGGAGCACCTTCGCAAGTGGATGGAACGCTACGGAGAGCACTAA
- a CDS encoding ankyrin repeat domain-containing protein: MRALSWTGLLFMASVTLAGAEPGHRTRDQALIAAAERNDLEAVRKLLKDGAGVRAHDPQGRTALMAATYRNHVEVAKMLIQAGSDVNAQDAMQNSPLLLAGASGYIDILRMTLAADPDFTIYNRYGGTALIPACERGHVEVVKELLKTKIDVNHVNRLGWTALLEAIILGDGGSTHQTIVGLLAAAGADLNLADGDGVTPLRHARQKGYRVIADILLSAGARE; encoded by the coding sequence ATGCGCGCTCTGTCATGGACCGGTCTGCTCTTCATGGCGAGCGTCACCCTGGCTGGCGCCGAGCCGGGTCATCGGACGAGAGACCAGGCTCTGATTGCGGCGGCAGAACGCAACGATCTTGAGGCGGTGCGGAAGCTGTTGAAAGATGGAGCCGGCGTCCGGGCTCATGATCCGCAGGGGCGCACGGCCCTGATGGCTGCAACTTATCGGAATCATGTCGAGGTCGCCAAGATGTTGATTCAGGCCGGTTCCGATGTGAATGCGCAAGATGCCATGCAAAACAGTCCTCTGCTGTTGGCCGGGGCGAGCGGGTATATCGACATTCTGCGAATGACGTTGGCTGCCGATCCCGACTTCACGATCTACAATCGCTACGGAGGCACCGCCTTGATCCCGGCCTGCGAGCGCGGCCACGTGGAAGTGGTGAAAGAACTGCTGAAGACAAAGATCGACGTGAATCACGTGAACCGGCTGGGCTGGACGGCTTTGTTGGAAGCCATCATTCTCGGTGACGGTGGATCGACACATCAGACCATCGTCGGATTGCTGGCGGCTGCAGGGGCTGATCTCAACCTGGCCGACGGAGACGGGGTGACGCCGCTCCGGCATGCCAGACAGAAGGGCTACAGAGTCATTGCCGACATTCTCCTGTCGGCGGGGGCGCGGGAATAA
- a CDS encoding SAM-dependent methyltransferase, giving the protein MSIRLDQTVPFGRSLREYELMFSFSAVDRRSRILDCAAGPSSFNAELTAAGGDVRSIDPLYQFSGAEIQRQFFSTLDHVIEQVRATPQNWVWSYHRDPEDLRRNRIAVMKQFVADYSEGTGTGRYLCGALPNLPFETDRFDLALSSHFLYSDHFDAAFHLDAIRALLRVAHEVRIFPLLALRAERSQHLEPVCEQLRREGHHLSIERVGYELQRGGNEMLRLQRA; this is encoded by the coding sequence ATGAGCATCCGTCTTGACCAGACCGTGCCGTTCGGGCGGTCGCTACGCGAATATGAACTGATGTTTTCGTTCAGCGCGGTCGACCGCCGGAGCCGAATTCTGGACTGTGCCGCCGGACCGTCCAGCTTCAATGCCGAACTTACGGCGGCCGGTGGTGACGTCCGGTCGATCGACCCACTGTATCAATTCAGCGGAGCGGAGATCCAACGGCAATTCTTCTCCACCCTGGATCACGTCATCGAGCAGGTGCGGGCGACGCCGCAAAATTGGGTCTGGAGTTATCATCGCGACCCGGAGGATCTGCGGCGGAACCGGATCGCGGTGATGAAACAATTTGTCGCCGATTACAGCGAGGGGACGGGAACAGGTCGATATCTCTGCGGCGCCTTGCCGAACCTCCCGTTCGAAACCGACCGGTTCGACCTGGCACTGTCGTCGCACTTTCTCTACTCGGACCACTTCGATGCAGCGTTTCACCTCGATGCCATTCGAGCCCTGCTGCGCGTCGCCCATGAAGTGAGAATTTTCCCTCTGCTCGCGCTCCGCGCTGAGCGGTCACAGCACCTGGAACCGGTGTGTGAGCAACTCCGTCGAGAAGGCCATCACCTCTCGATCGAACGGGTGGGGTACGAACTTCAACGGGGTGGAAACGAGATGCTGCGCCTGCAGCGAGCGTAA
- a CDS encoding sugar O-acetyltransferase: protein MAEKTEKNKMLGGELYRAHDKELLDERRHAQQLLARYNGLPDSGHDMRTTLLRHFLCAVGEGTVVLPTFTCDYGYNISLGRNVFINYHCIFLDCAPIAIGDDVQIGPAVQLYTAQHPIDAKVRRSGLESASAIRIGNDVWIGGGAVVLPGVTIGDRSIVGAGSVVVHNVPPDSLVVGNPARIVRTLV, encoded by the coding sequence ATGGCCGAGAAGACCGAAAAAAACAAGATGCTGGGAGGGGAGCTCTATCGTGCACACGATAAAGAGTTGCTCGATGAGCGACGCCATGCCCAGCAGCTACTGGCCAGGTACAACGGGTTGCCGGACAGTGGTCACGATATGCGTACGACCCTGCTTCGGCATTTCCTATGTGCCGTCGGCGAAGGAACCGTGGTCCTTCCCACCTTCACGTGCGACTACGGATACAACATCAGCCTTGGCCGGAACGTCTTCATCAATTATCACTGCATCTTTCTTGACTGTGCTCCTATCGCCATTGGAGATGATGTACAGATCGGCCCTGCCGTGCAACTCTATACGGCGCAACATCCCATTGATGCCAAGGTGCGTCGCTCCGGCCTGGAATCCGCAAGCGCGATTCGGATCGGCAACGATGTGTGGATCGGCGGCGGGGCGGTGGTGCTGCCGGGCGTCACGATCGGAGATCGTAGCATCGTGGGAGCAGGCAGCGTGGTCGTGCACAACGTGCCTCCGGATAGCCTTGTCGTCGGCAATCCAGCCCGCATTGTGCGAACGTTGGTGTAA